The genomic DNA ATGAACTCAAAAAGCCGAAAGTGATTGAACGCTTAAGAAAGATTGAATGTGGGTTACGCGAAAAAGGCTTTCGATTTCGAATTCTAACTGACGAGTCAACGCGTAATCGCACTTATATCGCAAACTTATGGCTCTTGAAGCGTCATCAGAGCCACCCACATACGCTCGATTGGCTGTCTGATGCCAAAAAAGACTTAGGTGCAACGTCTTCGATTGGGGAGGTGGCTACCTGGCTGACAGGTCAAGGCATCAGAGTTGGGGGGCTTTATCATGCGATTGGTTGTGAGCACATGCTATGTAACCTACGAGGCGCGATTAAATCGCAATCAGAGGTGGTATTCGCATGATGCAGGCATCTTATTCTCAGTTTTTTAGAAAAGGGATGGAGATTACGCTCGACGGTAAAGACGCGACGATTATTCACCCAACCCACGATGTTCTTTTCATTCAATTCAGTGAAACCGGTGAGTATTATCATCTAGATAAACATCTTGCCTCATCTAAATTTTCGAAAAATGAGCTGGAAATAAAAGCGTTAGAAATGCTGGTGCCAGTCAAGCAGATATTGACCTATGACGAGCAAGAAGAAACCAACCGCAAAATCGAATATATTAAGCACTTACTTACCTTCGATGAGCCTTTATCAGCAAAGGCGTTAAAAACTCTGCCAGCAGTGGCTGCGCGATTAGGTGATAGAAAACCCCCATCTAAATCTACCTTATCTGTCTGGAAAGAGAAGTACACTCAAGGTGGACAGCACTTCATGTCGTTGGCGCCAACCCAAAAGGGCCCCAAAAAAATACTGACAGCTGCGCACTTTGTTGATGATATTCAGCAATCGTTAGATGATCGGTACTTAACCAAAAATCCAGCCTCGTTAGCCACCATTTATACTGCTCTCGTCGAGACATGGAAAGCGAAGGGGTTCAAAGCGAAAG from Photobacterium sanguinicancri includes the following:
- a CDS encoding PDDEXK family nuclease is translated as MFEKNYLSRRLFRHSPVKTVISYPSLKHALPQFCESTLEKEWCLQRDFNSKIETYQTQPFTLLINGIRYTPDAITREVDGTDYIEEVKPVDELKKPKVIERLRKIECGLREKGFRFRILTDESTRNRTYIANLWLLKRHQSHPHTLDWLSDAKKDLGATSSIGEVATWLTGQGIRVGGLYHAIGCEHMLCNLRGAIKSQSEVVFA